The Thermococcus sp. EP1 sequence GGATGCTGAGGAGTGGAAAGGTGGTGGCGGTGACGTTAATGCAGTGATAGCTGGAGTAGCTCCAAGAGTCTATGATCTATTAGCTCCAGAAGGCTTTAAGCCTACTCAAGAAGAGCAATTAAACAGTTATGATGCCGAAAATCAAAAGAGAGCAGTGGTGAAAATGATACCTGTCACAACAAGTACAAATGTAATAATTGAGGTTGATGATCCCCAGGGAGATGATCATGGACCTGGCACATATACTTACGCTACAAACAAAGTGTTTGTTCCAAATCACCTTGATTTACTTAAATTTAAAATGCTTGACACAGGGGAGACTTACACTTTAGAGTTCTACTTTGCAGAACTGGGAGGTAATCCATGGAATGGGCCTAATGGTTTTAGTTTGCAGATTATTGAAGCGTACTTTGACTTCAAGGATGGTGGAAATTCATCTGCCATTAAAATGTTCCCAGATGGCCCTGGTTCAAATGTAGATCTCGACCCTGAACACCCATGGGATTTAGCATTAAGGATAGCTGGTTGGGACTACGGAAATATAATAGTCCTTCCAAATGGGGAATCAATTCAAGGGGAATTGAAGATCTCCGCCGATCCTACTAAGAACGCAATAATTGTTGAAGTTCCAAAGAAGTATCTTGAGATCAACAAGGACTATGGAGTATGGGGAGTAATTCTCGTTGGTTCTCAGGATGGTTATGGGCCTGATAAGTGGAGGCCTATAGCTGTCGAAGCTGAAGAGTGGAAGGGTGGCGGTGGAGACGTTAATGCAGTGATAGCTGGAGTAGCTCCAAGAGTCTATGATCTATTAGCTCCAGAAGGATTCAAACCTACTCAAGAAGAACAATTAAACAGTTATGATGCTGAAAATAACAAGAGAGCAACAGTGAAAATGGTATTGTGGGTGAGGGGAGCTGAAGAAAAACCCACGGAAACTGAAACACCAACTGAGACAGAAACCCCAACTGAAACTTCTCCTACGACCACTTCACCAACAACAAGTTCTCCAACAGAATCCCCAACATCACCAACCGAGTCGCCAACAGAGACTGGTGGAATCTGTGGCCCAGCAGTATTCCTTGCACTACTCCTAACACCATTAGCATTAAGAAAAAAGAGGTGATTCATCCCCTTTTACTTTTTAATAATTCTTATAAGGCGTTAAATAAAATGAGAGAGGTGGCTAGAGATGGCTGAAGTTAAGCTTGAAGGGGTTTGGAAAATATTTGATGGTGTTGAGGCAGTTAAAGATCTTGATTTAAAAGTTAGAGATGGTGAATTCATGGTTCTTCTTGGGCCAAGTGGATGTGGGAAAACTACTACTCTTAGGATGATAGCTGGTCTAGAAGAGCCCACGAAGGGTAGGATTTTTATTGGAGAGAGACTTGTAGCAGATGCGGAGAAAGGTGTTTTTATTCCTCCTAAAGATAGAGACATTGCCATGGTTTTTCAAAGCTATGCACTTTATCCCCATATGACAGTTTACGACAATATTGCTTTTCCATTAAAATTAAGAAAGGTTTCCAAGCAGGAGATTGATGAGAGGGTTAGAGAAGTAGCAGAACTTCTTGGTTTAACTGAACTCTTGAAAAGAAAACCTAGAGAACTGTCAGGTGGTCAAAGGCAGAGAGTGGCCTTGGGTAGAGCAATTGTTCGGAAACCACAAGTTTTTCTCATGGATGAGCCATTATCAAATCTTGATGCAAAGTTAAGAGTTAGAATGAGGGCTGAGCTTAAAAAGCTCCAGCGTCAGCTTGGAGTAACCACCGTCTATGTTACACATGATCAGGTTGAGGCCATGACTATGGGTGATAGAGTTGCTGTCATGAATTTTGGTGTTCTTCAACAAGTTGGTTCACCTGATGAGGTATATAACAGACCGGCTAACGTTTTTGTCGGTGGATTTATTGGATCACCTCCAATGAACTTCTTAGAGGGTACGGTTACTCCCGATGGCTTTGTAAGCTTCGGGGCTTTCAAGTTAAAACTGCTTCCAGACCAAGTAAGAGCACTTGAAGAGTTGGGATATGCTGGTAAGGACGTTCTTTTTGGATTTAGGCCTGAGGATGTTTATGATGCATTGTTTGCTCAAGTGAAGATTCCTGGAGAGAATATGGTTAGGGTTAAAGTAGATATTGTTGAGAATTTAGGTGGAGAAAAGATTGTTCACTTAAGAGTTGGGGATTTAAGCTTTATTGGTAAATTCCCTCCTGAATCTTTGGTTAAGGAGGGACAAGAGGTCGATGTTGTTTTTGATATGAAGAAGATTCACATCTTTGATAAGAGAAGTGAAAAGGCAATATTCTGAAAAGTTTTTTAACCTTTCTTTTTCTTGTATTTTTCATGAGTTTTGAGGAGATAGCTATATTTTTAAATGATAGACACCCAAAAGGAAAGCTAATAGAGGTAGGAGTGGGATTTAACTTTAAAGTTGCCTTAAAACTAAAAAAGCTAGGAAGAGAGATTATCGTTGTAGATTGGAATCCAAAAGCTGTTAAAAAAGCCAAAGAACTTGGTCTTAAGGCATGTATTGACAATATATTCTCTCCTAACTTAATCATCTATAGAGATGCTGAGGTAATATATTCAATTCGACCGACTCCAGAGCTTATTAAACCCATTTTAGAATTAGGAAAAACCCTGAAAATCCCAGTATATATTGTTCCATTTTCTCTTGATGGCATGCCAAGATTTTTGAAGCTTGAAAACTATAGAGGAATTCCTATATATGTATGGAACCCTCATCAAAAAGATATATAAAGCAAGTTCCAACATTAGCATGGTGGTGACATGAGACTATTTGGTACAGCGGGAATTAGGGGGCCTATTCATTCAAAGATCACACCAGAGCTTGCTTTAAATGTTGGAAAAGCTCTCGGGACGTATATCGACAAGGGGACAGTGGTAGTTGGTAGAGATGCTAGGACATCAAGTATAATGCTTGAAAATGCCTTAGTGAGTGGACTGCTAAGCACAGGGATTGACGTACTCAGAATAGGTTTTGTGCCAACTCCAATGTTAGCATGGGCTACTAACAAGCTTGGAGATGCAGGAGTCATGATAACCGCATCACATAATCCGCCAAGTGATAATGGTATCAAAGTGTTCAATGAAAAGGGGATTGAATTCTTTTTAGAACAGGAAGAAGAGCTGGAAGAAATTATATTCTCTCAGAGTTATAAAAAAAGCCCGTGGGATCATATTGGGACGGCAAGGGACTTGAATCTAAAAGACCAGTACATTGATGAGATATTGGGATATGTAAATCACGAAACCAAGCTTAAAGTACTCTTGGACATGGGCAATGGGGCTGGAAGCTTAATAACTCCCTATCTGCTGAGAAAAATGGGGGCGAAGGTTGTAACTTTGAATGCTCATCCTGATGGATATTTTCCCGGTAGAAAATCAGAGCCAAGATATGAGAATATTGCCTACCTAAGTAACCTTGTAAGGGAACTTGGATTTGATCTTGCAATTGCTCAAGATGGTGATGCAGATAGGATAGCGGTTTTTGATGAAAAAGGGAACTATGTAGAGGAAGATACTTTGATAGCTTTGTTTGCACGGTTGTATGCTCAGGAACACAAAGGTGGTAACATAGTGGTCTCAATAAACACATCTTTTAGGATAGACAAAGTAGTTGAAGAGGAAGGAGGAAGGGTATACCGGGTTCCATTGGGGCAACTACATGATGGAATAAAGAAATATAATGCCATATTTGCATCAGAGCCTTGGAAGTTCATTCATCCAGAGTTTGGGTTATGGATTGATAGCTTTGTTACAATTGGATTGCTTTTGAAGATAATAGATCAAGAAGGCAAGCCTTTCTCTGAAATAATCAAAGATATTCCAAAGTATTATCTAATCAAAAAGAATGTTAAGTGTCCTGAAGAAATAAAGTATCAAGTTGTAGAAAAAGCAAAAGAACAGTTGCAGGAGCTTTTAAGTGATCAGATCGAGGAGGTAATAACAATTTCTGGAATGAGGTTAAATCTTAAAGATGGCTCTTGGGTACTTGTAAGGCCAAGCGGAACTGAACCAAAAATAAGAGTTGTCGTTGAGGGGATTACAGAAAAAAGAAAGGAAGAGCTCTTTAATTTAGCATATAACTTAGTTACTCGGCTCGTTTTAGAGTTCTCTGGCCGGTCGAAGGGTTCTTAATTTTATATCTTTTCTTTCCATCTTAACTTTAAACCCTTCTTTTGCAATTAGAGTTTTCACTCCGGTGACGTTTTCTATAAATTTGGCTTCTTTATAGGGGTTTGCAAAATGCATTTTCATTCCTATATGACTCATGATCAGCATTTCTGGTTTTTGTTTCATGTCTTTTAGCATATAAATTGTATCTTCAGTACAGAGATGATAGGGTATCTTCATGTTTGTTGGTCGTGTAACTGAGGCAATTAGTAATCTGACTCCATTATATATCTTTTTTAAATCATCAAAATATTCTGTGTCGGGGATATATCCAATTTTCCCGAACCGTGTTTTTAATATGAATCCTATAGCAGTAGGATCTGAATGTATTGTAGGGGTTATTGTCATTTCGTCTTCTCCAAGTTGTATTCTCTCTCCTGGGTTGGGAATATGGATTTCTTCTAAGGAATCTAAATGATACTTGGAAATTGCGGGAGTATGTTCATCATCCCCATAGACAACACTTTTTGAAGCTATTAGGGTGCCACGTCTTTTTGTAACTCCTACAGTCATTCCTTCTACCATAATCTCCGAGTCATTACAATGATCTGTATGTCTGTGAGAAACAAAAAGCACATCTATCTTTCTCGGATCTATTTTATACCTCCATGCACGTACTAGAGCTCCTGGTCCTGGATCTACATAGATTCGCTTGCTGGTATTAATAAAAAACCCGCCAGTAGGGCGAAACTGTGTTATTGTGATAAATCTCCCGCCGCCACTGCCTAGAAAGATTATCTCAACCAATTTACCTCCCTCCGCTTTTTAGCGATATTAATAGTTATAGTAATCGTGTATATAAGTTCTATGGAAATTCTTTGATTAATTGATGAACATTACTTCACATATAATTTCATCGTTGCAGTATTTTAGACATTTTTGCATATTATTATTGTAATATGGTCCAATAATTTATATTGATGTGATATTCATATAACCGAAAGTATTTTATATAAGCCAGATATATCCTAAGTGCCAATAAAATGCGGAGGTGTCCAGTGTGGAGTTTAAACCATACGTTCCACCTGAGAAATCTTTACCAGAATATACAATCAAGGCGTTTATTTTGGGAATAATTCTCTCCATAATTATGGGTGCAGCAAATGCATACCTTGGTATGTATGCGGGTATGACTGTTAGTGCTAGTATTCCGGCAGCAGTTATATCTATGGCAATATTAATGGCGTTCAAGGACAGGAATATCCTTGAGAATAACATGGTTCAAACAGCAGCTTCAGCAGGTGAATCCTTGGCAGCAGGAGTTATATTTACATTTCCAGCGTTAGTGGTTTTGGGAACATACACAGAGTTTCCTTACTGGTTAATCACAATCATAGCGGCGTTAGGTGGTTCACTAGGTGCTCTCTTCACAATAGTGATTAGAAGAGCATTTATAGTTGAGGAGAGGCTCCCCTATCCAGAGGGTACAGCTTGTGCTGAGGTCCTTATTGCAGGAGACAAAGGAGGCTCTCATGCAAAGCCAATTTTTGTTGGTGGTATTTTTGGCGGTCTTTACAAACTCTTAGGAAGTTCTGGTCTATGGGCCCCAGCTGTTGAAACTGCCAAATTTGTTGGTAGGAGAGTCTTATATTTAGGAAGTGATCTCTCAGCGGCCCTCTTGAGTGTTGGATATATTGTGGGGTTAAATATTGCCTTCTTAGTTTTCTTAGGTGGTGCAATTGCATGGTTCATTGCGATTCCACTCTATGTAGCTAAAACTGGAAATCCAGATGGGCTTAGTGCCTTGGATCTTGCATGGGTAACATGGAGTACTAAGATAAGGTATATGGGAGTTGGCGCAATGGTCGTTGGTGGCCTATGGAGCCTTATAAAACTCAGAGGGCCAATCTCAAGAGGTATAAAAGCTGGACTTGAAGCAACTAAAAGAAAGCAAAGTGGTGAAATAATCCTTAGAACTGAAGAAGACATGCCAATGACCACAGTACTCATGTTAATAGCAGCATTTGTAGTGCCATTGTTCCTTCTATATGCCAACTTAATAGATTCTGTCGGGATAGCAGCCGTTATGGCAGTCATAATGCTTATTGTCGGGTTCTTCGGAAGTTCTATTGCCGGATACCTTGCTGGTGTTGTAGGATCATCAAACAACCCAGTGTCAGGTATTACAATAATGAGTTTGCTTTTCACTGCACTAGTTCTTAAGGCTCTTGGGCTTAGCGGGCCAGAGGGTATGACTGCCACAATTCTCGTAGCAGCAGTAATTTGTACGGCAGCTGCTATTGCTGGAGATACTATGCAGGATTTAGCAACAGGACATATTGTTGGTGCAACTCCAAAGAGACAGCAGGTCTTTGAGGTAGTTGGAACATTTACAGCTGCCTTAGTCATGGCTCCAGTACTTAACCTTCTGATAAAGGCTTATGGTATTGCTGGGACTCCTACAGCTAAAGAAAATGCTTTAGCAGCACCTCAAGCATTCCTCATGGCCAAAGTTACAGAGGGTGTATTTACCGGAACTCTTGAGTGGAACATGGTCTTCATTGGTGCTGCAATTGCCATAGCCCTAATAGTACTCGATGAGATTTTGGCTATGAAAAACTCAAAGTTCAGAACTCCAGTTATGCCCGTTGCTGTAGGAATTTATCTTCCCTTGAGCTTGGGCGTCCCAATATTCATTGGTGGTCTTTTAAGATGGCTTGTGGGAAGAGCCAGAGGAAGCAAAACAGAAGAAAAACCAACCGACGCAGGAGTCCTTGGAGCAGCTGGGTTGATAGCTGGAGAAGCATTGATGGGTATATTCTTCGCAGGGTTAATAGTAGCAAACAAAGCTCCCTCAATTGGTTTCAGCAGTGATATCATTGGAGTAGTCTTCCTTGGTATTATAGCAGTGTGGCTCTTCCTTACTGGCAAGAAAGAAGTTGAATGAATTCTTTTCTCTTTTTTATTGTTTAACAAAAATCACTTTAAAGATTGTGAGAAATTAAAGGTGGTGATGTGGATGAATATTGCAGCTGTTTCTAAAGAAATAGAGACTCTTAGAGATGAAATGGTGGAAACACTAATAGAACTCATAAAAATCCCCGCAATTAGTCCTGATAGTGATGGGGAGGGAGAATACGATAAGGCAATGAAACTTCTTGAAATAATCAAAGACTGGCCGTTTGACAAGATTGAACGCTATGATGCTCCAGATAAGAGGGCCAAAAATGGTGTTAGGCCAAATATCTTGGCATACTATTATGGAGAAAAGGGTGAAGAGAGCCCAAGATTATGGATTCTCACTCATCTAGATGTTGTTCCACCTGGAGATTTGAGTAAGTGGACTGTCACAAAGCCATTTGAGCCTGTAGTGAAGGATGGCAAAATTTATGGACGAGGCAGTGAAGACAATGGCCAGAGTTTAGTTGCATCTCTTTACGCTGTTAGAGCATTAATGAACCTTGGGATAAGACCTAAGAGAACTATAATATTGGCTTTTGTAAGTGATGAAGAAACTGGTAGTAAGTATGGATTAGAGTGGTTAATGAAAGAACACCCAGAACTCTTTAAAAAGGATGACCTTGTTTTAGTGCCGGATGGTGGAAATGAAGAGGGAACATTTGTAGAAATAGCGGAAAAAAGCATTC is a genomic window containing:
- a CDS encoding ABC transporter ATP-binding protein; its protein translation is MAEVKLEGVWKIFDGVEAVKDLDLKVRDGEFMVLLGPSGCGKTTTLRMIAGLEEPTKGRIFIGERLVADAEKGVFIPPKDRDIAMVFQSYALYPHMTVYDNIAFPLKLRKVSKQEIDERVREVAELLGLTELLKRKPRELSGGQRQRVALGRAIVRKPQVFLMDEPLSNLDAKLRVRMRAELKKLQRQLGVTTVYVTHDQVEAMTMGDRVAVMNFGVLQQVGSPDEVYNRPANVFVGGFIGSPPMNFLEGTVTPDGFVSFGAFKLKLLPDQVRALEELGYAGKDVLFGFRPEDVYDALFAQVKIPGENMVRVKVDIVENLGGEKIVHLRVGDLSFIGKFPPESLVKEGQEVDVVFDMKKIHIFDKRSEKAIF
- the glmM gene encoding phosphoglucosamine mutase; translated protein: MRLFGTAGIRGPIHSKITPELALNVGKALGTYIDKGTVVVGRDARTSSIMLENALVSGLLSTGIDVLRIGFVPTPMLAWATNKLGDAGVMITASHNPPSDNGIKVFNEKGIEFFLEQEEELEEIIFSQSYKKSPWDHIGTARDLNLKDQYIDEILGYVNHETKLKVLLDMGNGAGSLITPYLLRKMGAKVVTLNAHPDGYFPGRKSEPRYENIAYLSNLVRELGFDLAIAQDGDADRIAVFDEKGNYVEEDTLIALFARLYAQEHKGGNIVVSINTSFRIDKVVEEEGGRVYRVPLGQLHDGIKKYNAIFASEPWKFIHPEFGLWIDSFVTIGLLLKIIDQEGKPFSEIIKDIPKYYLIKKNVKCPEEIKYQVVEKAKEQLQELLSDQIEEVITISGMRLNLKDGSWVLVRPSGTEPKIRVVVEGITEKRKEELFNLAYNLVTRLVLEFSGRSKGS
- a CDS encoding MBL fold metallo-hydrolase, with protein sequence MVEIIFLGSGGGRFITITQFRPTGGFFINTSKRIYVDPGPGALVRAWRYKIDPRKIDVLFVSHRHTDHCNDSEIMVEGMTVGVTKRRGTLIASKSVVYGDDEHTPAISKYHLDSLEEIHIPNPGERIQLGEDEMTITPTIHSDPTAIGFILKTRFGKIGYIPDTEYFDDLKKIYNGVRLLIASVTRPTNMKIPYHLCTEDTIYMLKDMKQKPEMLIMSHIGMKMHFANPYKEAKFIENVTGVKTLIAKEGFKVKMERKDIKLRTLRPAREL
- a CDS encoding UPF0146 family protein: MSFEEIAIFLNDRHPKGKLIEVGVGFNFKVALKLKKLGREIIVVDWNPKAVKKAKELGLKACIDNIFSPNLIIYRDAEVIYSIRPTPELIKPILELGKTLKIPVYIVPFSLDGMPRFLKLENYRGIPIYVWNPHQKDI
- a CDS encoding glucodextranase DOMON-like domain-containing protein, with amino-acid sequence DAEEWKGGGGDVNAVIAGVAPRVYDLLAPEGFKPTQEEQLNSYDAENQKRAVVKMIPVTTSTNVIIEVDDPQGDDHGPGTYTYATNKVFVPNHLDLLKFKMLDTGETYTLEFYFAELGGNPWNGPNGFSLQIIEAYFDFKDGGNSSAIKMFPDGPGSNVDLDPEHPWDLALRIAGWDYGNIIVLPNGESIQGELKISADPTKNAIIVEVPKKYLEINKDYGVWGVILVGSQDGYGPDKWRPIAVEAEEWKGGGGDVNAVIAGVAPRVYDLLAPEGFKPTQEEQLNSYDAENNKRATVKMVLWVRGAEEKPTETETPTETETPTETSPTTTSPTTSSPTESPTSPTESPTETGGICGPAVFLALLLTPLALRKKR
- a CDS encoding OPT family oligopeptide transporter, producing the protein MEFKPYVPPEKSLPEYTIKAFILGIILSIIMGAANAYLGMYAGMTVSASIPAAVISMAILMAFKDRNILENNMVQTAASAGESLAAGVIFTFPALVVLGTYTEFPYWLITIIAALGGSLGALFTIVIRRAFIVEERLPYPEGTACAEVLIAGDKGGSHAKPIFVGGIFGGLYKLLGSSGLWAPAVETAKFVGRRVLYLGSDLSAALLSVGYIVGLNIAFLVFLGGAIAWFIAIPLYVAKTGNPDGLSALDLAWVTWSTKIRYMGVGAMVVGGLWSLIKLRGPISRGIKAGLEATKRKQSGEIILRTEEDMPMTTVLMLIAAFVVPLFLLYANLIDSVGIAAVMAVIMLIVGFFGSSIAGYLAGVVGSSNNPVSGITIMSLLFTALVLKALGLSGPEGMTATILVAAVICTAAAIAGDTMQDLATGHIVGATPKRQQVFEVVGTFTAALVMAPVLNLLIKAYGIAGTPTAKENALAAPQAFLMAKVTEGVFTGTLEWNMVFIGAAIAIALIVLDEILAMKNSKFRTPVMPVAVGIYLPLSLGVPIFIGGLLRWLVGRARGSKTEEKPTDAGVLGAAGLIAGEALMGIFFAGLIVANKAPSIGFSSDIIGVVFLGIIAVWLFLTGKKEVE